The DNA segment GACCTGCACGCAGACCGTGCGGCACAGCTCGATCACGCTCTCGTCCTCGATGGCGTAGAACACGAGGTTGGCCTCCTTGCGGCGCGACAGCACGCCCGCGCGGTACATCGCGGTGAGATGGCGCGACACATTGGTCTGCGACGATCCCACCGTCTCCACCACGGTGCCCACCGGCTTCTCGCCATCGCACAGGGCGTGCAGTATCTTCAGCCTGGTGGGCTCTGCCAGCAGGCTGAAATACCCCGACACTTTCTCGAACACGCGATCCATCTCATCCATGCCGTTCAATATATTCGTATATGCGTAATTGCGCATATAGTGTTTACCCCTTCGCATAGCCGAAGCCGTCGAACAGGCCAAAGCCGCGCGCCATGACGACGGCTATCTCTCCCTCTCCCCTCAGGGGGAGAGACTGCCTTCAGCCCAGCATGTCGGCCCAGATGGCATCCGCCCACGCCTGCGCATAGGTGCCTTCCAGCGCGTTCGGCGCTGCCGACAGCCCGCCTGACCCGGGCACCGTGACCATGGTCTTCTGCGCCGCATCGTAGCGATGCACGCTGGCGACATGGATGGCTTCGCGCTCCGAGGTGAAGCTGTAGCAGGTGTTGTTGTACAGCGGCTCGGGGTTGGGCGCGTGGCCGGCCAGCAACGACACGATGGCGGCGGCCGCCACCTTGCCGTGCTGGTTGGCCATATGGCCCGACTTGGGCATCAGCGGCGCAATCTGGATGGCATCGCCGAGCACGTGGATATTGGGCGCGGCCTTGGATTCGAAGGTGAGGAAATCGACCTCGCACCAGCGGCCGTTGGCGGTGGCCAGCCCGCTTGCAACGGCGATGGCCCCGGCCCGCTGCGGCGGCAGCAGGTTGAGCACGTCGGCGCGCTCGTCGTCCTGCACCTCGAACTTGAGCGCGCGGGTGACAGGGTCCACATCGACGGCGTTGTACTGCGGCCGATACTCGACCATGCCCTGGTAACGCGTGGCCCAGACCTGCTTGAACAGCGCGGCCTTGGAGGTGACGTCGGGATTGGCGTCAAGGATCAGCACCTTGCTGCGCGGCTTGGCCCGGGTGAAGTAGTCCGCGACCAGGCAGGCGCGCTCATAGGGGCCAGGCGGGCAGCGATACGGCGCCAGCGGAATGCTGATGGCGAAGGTGCCGCCGTCGCGCATGGCCTCCAGCTGGCGGCGCAGGCCCACCGTTTGCGGGCCGGCCTTCCAGGCGTGCAGGATCTGGTCGCCGCCGGGCTGGGCGAGGCCCGGGATCTCGCTGCGGAGCACGTCCACGCCGGGTGAGAGCACCAGCTTGTCGTAGGCGAGCGTGCCGCCACCTGCCAGGCGTACCTCGCGGCGCGCGGCGTCGATCGCGCTGACGTGGTCGCGCACGACCTTGACGCCGTGGCGCTTTGCCAGCGCATCGTAGGACAAGGTGATGTCGTCGATGCGCTTGCTGCCGGCGAGCACCAGGTTGGATAGCGGGCAGGACACAAAGCTGGCGTTGGGCTCGACCAGCGTGACCTCGATGCCCTGGGCGCTCCATTCGCGCAGGTAGCGCGCGGCGGTGGCGCCGCC comes from the Cupriavidus basilensis genome and includes:
- a CDS encoding ArsR/SmtB family transcription factor, whose product is MRNYAYTNILNGMDEMDRVFEKVSGYFSLLAEPTRLKILHALCDGEKPVGTVVETVGSSQTNVSRHLTAMYRAGVLSRRKEANLVFYAIEDESVIELCRTVCVQVASRLEDNALPASMVDRFMPQATPAPRRRSR
- a CDS encoding NAD(P)/FAD-dependent oxidoreductase, whose protein sequence is MQRREFLGALAGTAMFGTLGAQAATRKAKVVVVGGGYGGATAARYLREWSAQGIEVTLVEPNASFVSCPLSNLVLAGSKRIDDITLSYDALAKRHGVKVVRDHVSAIDAARREVRLAGGGTLAYDKLVLSPGVDVLRSEIPGLAQPGGDQILHAWKAGPQTVGLRRQLEAMRDGGTFAISIPLAPYRCPPGPYERACLVADYFTRAKPRSKVLILDANPDVTSKAALFKQVWATRYQGMVEYRPQYNAVDVDPVTRALKFEVQDDERADVLNLLPPQRAGAIAVASGLATANGRWCEVDFLTFESKAAPNIHVLGDAIQIAPLMPKSGHMANQHGKVAAAAIVSLLAGHAPNPEPLYNNTCYSFTSEREAIHVASVHRYDAAQKTMVTVPGSGGLSAAPNALEGTYAQAWADAIWADMLG